A region of Pleionea litopenaei DNA encodes the following proteins:
- a CDS encoding acyl-CoA dehydrogenase, producing MITLGQILALVVVLWVSAYKRLRTGTGLALAAGVLVVCGLIWSVAILPWIFLGVFAALYFLHDLRKDKVTLPIFKMFKSVLPPMNQTEKDALEAGDVWWDGELFKGNPDWKKMLSYPKPELSKEEREFVDVQTEKLCSLVDDWKVTHEDKDLPKAAWDYMKKEGFLGMIIPKEYGGKGFSAIAHSTVVQKLATRCGALGVSVMVPNSLGPAELLLHYGTDEQKNHYLPRLAKGEEVPCFALTGPEAGSDAGAIPDSGVICKGQYKGEEVVGIRLNWNKRYITLAPIATVLGLAFKLYDPEGLLGEQEDLGITCALIPTDHEGVVAGNRHYPMGQAFMNGVTSGKDVFIPLDWIIGGKDYAGKGWRMLVECLSAGRGISLPASATATGKLSYRMTGAYAMLRKQFKTSIAHFEGVEEAMARIAGNTYQLEAMRNMTAGAVDLGVKPSVASAIAKYHMTELARSVVTDAMDVHGGRGVIMGERNYLAGGYMSMPISITVEGANILTRNLMIFGQGAVRCHPFVFREMQAAANSDERAGLEEFDSLFFRHVGYGVSNFIRTLTLGLTGSRIAPKPVSDKTGRYYQQLTRMSSALAMVSDLSMMIFGGDLKRLERLSARLGDVLSQLYLASTVLKYYEDNGRPQEDLPYVEWCIQKSLFEIQKAFMGFFENIPVKGLGTALKWIVFPYGKQFKMPSDKLDRQIVKPMLSDNGLRDRITVDAYLGSAEDAAGRVEDAFIKMLAVAPIEKTLRKAMKEGQLTSGRNVEETVATAVAAGLLTQEEADQYMVFEAARSDAIQVDDYSKEYIRTGKQTKKSSSKAAA from the coding sequence ATGATTACCTTAGGACAAATACTGGCGTTAGTTGTTGTTCTCTGGGTCAGTGCCTATAAACGTTTACGAACAGGCACCGGTCTAGCACTCGCCGCCGGAGTATTAGTAGTTTGTGGTTTAATTTGGAGCGTGGCCATTTTGCCTTGGATTTTCTTAGGTGTGTTTGCCGCGTTGTACTTCTTACATGACTTGCGTAAAGACAAAGTAACTTTGCCGATTTTCAAAATGTTCAAGTCTGTACTGCCACCGATGAATCAAACTGAGAAAGACGCCTTAGAAGCGGGTGACGTTTGGTGGGACGGAGAGTTATTCAAAGGCAATCCAGATTGGAAAAAAATGTTGAGCTATCCAAAGCCTGAATTGTCAAAAGAAGAGCGTGAGTTTGTGGATGTGCAAACTGAGAAGTTGTGCTCATTAGTGGATGACTGGAAAGTCACTCACGAAGACAAAGACCTGCCTAAAGCGGCTTGGGATTACATGAAAAAAGAAGGCTTTTTAGGAATGATTATTCCTAAGGAGTACGGTGGCAAAGGTTTCTCTGCGATAGCCCACTCAACAGTAGTGCAAAAGTTAGCAACTCGCTGCGGTGCGCTGGGTGTTTCGGTAATGGTTCCGAACTCACTAGGCCCTGCTGAGTTATTGTTGCATTATGGAACGGACGAGCAAAAGAATCATTATTTACCACGTTTAGCCAAAGGCGAAGAGGTTCCTTGTTTTGCATTAACAGGACCTGAAGCAGGTTCAGATGCCGGTGCGATTCCAGACAGTGGTGTGATTTGCAAAGGTCAATACAAAGGCGAAGAAGTGGTCGGCATTCGTTTGAATTGGAACAAGCGCTACATTACGCTTGCGCCGATCGCAACGGTGCTTGGATTGGCTTTCAAACTTTACGATCCCGAAGGCTTACTTGGTGAGCAAGAAGACTTAGGCATAACGTGTGCGTTGATCCCAACCGATCACGAAGGTGTTGTTGCTGGCAATCGTCATTACCCAATGGGCCAAGCTTTTATGAATGGTGTCACCAGCGGTAAAGATGTCTTCATTCCACTCGATTGGATTATTGGCGGGAAAGATTACGCTGGTAAAGGTTGGCGGATGCTGGTTGAGTGTTTGTCGGCTGGTCGTGGTATTTCGCTACCGGCGTCAGCGACAGCAACCGGTAAATTAAGCTATCGAATGACCGGTGCTTACGCTATGTTGCGTAAACAATTTAAAACGTCAATTGCTCACTTTGAGGGCGTTGAAGAAGCCATGGCAAGAATTGCGGGTAATACCTATCAATTAGAAGCCATGCGAAATATGACTGCTGGCGCGGTCGATTTGGGCGTTAAACCGTCAGTAGCATCGGCCATCGCTAAATATCATATGACTGAGTTGGCTCGTTCAGTGGTGACTGACGCGATGGATGTTCATGGTGGCCGTGGGGTCATTATGGGTGAACGCAATTACTTGGCCGGCGGTTACATGTCGATGCCAATTTCGATTACCGTTGAAGGCGCAAATATTTTAACGCGTAACTTAATGATCTTTGGTCAAGGTGCAGTCCGTTGTCATCCTTTTGTTTTCCGTGAAATGCAAGCGGCGGCAAACAGCGACGAGCGCGCTGGTTTAGAAGAGTTCGACAGTTTATTTTTCCGACATGTAGGTTACGGTGTGAGTAACTTCATTCGAACCTTAACGTTAGGTTTGACGGGTAGCCGAATCGCGCCTAAACCGGTGTCTGATAAAACAGGACGCTACTATCAGCAGTTAACGCGAATGAGTTCTGCGTTGGCCATGGTCTCAGATTTGTCGATGATGATTTTTGGCGGCGATCTCAAGCGATTAGAGCGTCTATCTGCGCGTTTAGGTGACGTGTTATCGCAACTGTATTTAGCGTCAACGGTTCTGAAATACTATGAAGATAATGGTCGACCTCAAGAAGATCTTCCTTACGTCGAGTGGTGTATTCAGAAAAGTTTGTTCGAAATTCAGAAAGCTTTCATGGGCTTCTTTGAGAACATCCCAGTGAAAGGTCTTGGTACGGCTCTGAAATGGATTGTTTTCCCTTACGGCAAACAGTTTAAAATGCCGAGTGACAAACTCGATCGTCAAATCGTTAAGCCAATGCTGAGTGACAATGGTCTTCGTGATCGAATTACCGTTGATGCTTACCTTGGATCGGCGGAAGATGCAGCGGGTCGAGTCGAAGACGCCTTTATTAAGATGTTGGCGGTTGCACCGATTGAGAAAACACTTCGTAAAGCAATGAAAGAAGGTCAGTTAACTTCTGGACGAAATGTTGAAGAAACGGTAGCGACTGCTGTCGCAGCTGGCTTGTTAACGCAAGAAGAAGCTGACCAATACATGGTGTTTGAAGCGGCTCGCTCAGATGCGATTCAAGTCGATGATTATTCGAAAGAATACATTCGCACTGGTAAGCAAACGAAAAAGAGCTCATCGAAAGCCGCTGCTTAG
- a CDS encoding TetR/AcrR family transcriptional regulator gives MTSKQSTKNRILDAAEALFADRGFAETSLRTITHRADVNLASVNYHFGSKKSLIQAVFDRFLQGFVKGLDAEMQPLERSAAAPSVEQVLHTLVKPLMTVDDRRQHGSSNFMKLLGRAYAESQGHMRRFMQEHYAAYLVRFTSLLHRAAPDLTNNEMFWRLHFMLGTVIFTLAGSDALRDIAASDFRESVSLEQTLERLLPFLAAGFRAEPIHSLKNVS, from the coding sequence ATGACCAGCAAGCAATCGACCAAAAATCGAATTTTAGACGCGGCTGAGGCTCTGTTTGCCGACCGAGGCTTTGCAGAGACCAGTTTACGTACGATCACTCACCGAGCCGATGTGAATCTCGCTTCGGTGAACTATCATTTCGGTTCAAAAAAGTCGTTAATCCAGGCGGTTTTTGACCGATTTTTGCAAGGGTTCGTAAAAGGTTTAGATGCGGAAATGCAGCCGTTGGAGCGCTCTGCAGCGGCTCCCAGTGTTGAGCAAGTATTGCATACGCTCGTGAAGCCGCTGATGACCGTAGACGATCGTCGACAACACGGCTCATCAAACTTCATGAAGTTACTGGGAAGAGCCTATGCAGAGAGTCAAGGTCATATGCGTCGATTTATGCAGGAACACTATGCAGCCTATTTGGTGCGTTTTACGTCGTTATTGCATAGAGCAGCACCGGATTTGACTAACAATGAAATGTTTTGGCGTCTACACTTTATGCTGGGAACCGTAATCTTTACATTGGCCGGAAGTGACGCGTTGCGTGACATTGCGGCATCGGACTTTCGTGAGTCAGTCAGTTTAGAACAAACACTTGAGCGCTTATTACCGTTTTTAGCGGCAGGATTTCGCGCTGAACCCATCCATTCACTTAAAAATGTTAGCTAA
- a CDS encoding glutaredoxin family protein, with protein MKVKLFSTDGCHLCEQAIGMFYYAKQQSLFDDSVELEMIDIVSDEQLTEKYGHSIPVLQYDQRELNWPFELEELVEWIKAQSKN; from the coding sequence ATGAAAGTGAAACTATTTTCAACCGATGGCTGCCATTTATGTGAGCAGGCGATAGGAATGTTTTATTACGCCAAGCAACAGAGCTTGTTTGACGATAGTGTCGAACTTGAAATGATAGATATTGTCAGCGATGAGCAGTTAACTGAAAAATACGGGCATTCAATTCCTGTACTGCAATACGATCAAAGAGAGTTAAATTGGCCATTCGAGCTTGAAGAGCTAGTCGAGTGGATCAAGGCTCAATCAAAAAATTAG
- the rlmKL gene encoding bifunctional 23S rRNA (guanine(2069)-N(7))-methyltransferase RlmK/23S rRNA (guanine(2445)-N(2))-methyltransferase RlmL encodes MPQIIVTCPPGFEYLLVDELKSLGADSANEGLTQVIVEADWPEIYRICLWSRLANRVLFPITEFDCANEDQLYEQCVNVPWDIHFSVDQTFAVDFVSRRSFIKHQQFGALKIKDAIVDYFREAYSDRPSVETDTPDVRIHCRVNKNRASLCIDLSGKGLHQRGYREKAGEAPLKENLAAALLYRADWPNKLQQSAWFFDPMCGSGTLVIEAAMMALDKAPGLQRTYWGFTGWKRHQADLWESEHSLAQQRYQQAKDSTQVELYGNDLDQQVLEIARNNASIAGVSEYIAWSCGSFERSERPESDFSGVIVTNPPYGERLEQRARVSRIYQALGQWLKAKFVGDSALVLSTDKEHGHALGIRATKIYRLMNGPIQCELLKLELQPENFVEPRGKVTAENYQETLSTHAQALNNRIKKNLASLKSFLKQQQVSCYRLYDAEIPEYAAAIDIYDNSVHIQEYAPPKTVDASKARRRLRDIETVVSGLLDVPAERIFVKTRTRQKGEQQYTRQSTQQAVHIVSENQAKFEVNLSDYLDTGLFLDHRKARQMLAAWSRPGTQLLNLFCYTGTASVQAALAGATTTNVDLSNTYLKWAERNFELNKLDTRKHVFERDDCMAWLDKAITAGMTFDLIFIDPPTFSNSKRLDGHFDIQEQHSVLLEKACRLLSPSGKLLFSNNFKKFKMMFKPDESFSMRETTRETTSRDFVRKPLHRSWLIEPKN; translated from the coding sequence ATGCCGCAAATTATTGTTACCTGCCCGCCAGGATTTGAATACTTATTAGTCGATGAGCTGAAAAGCTTAGGCGCAGACTCTGCCAATGAAGGCTTAACTCAGGTTATCGTTGAAGCTGACTGGCCTGAAATTTATCGAATTTGCCTGTGGTCTCGTCTAGCCAATCGAGTGCTTTTTCCGATCACTGAGTTCGATTGCGCTAATGAAGATCAGCTTTACGAGCAATGCGTCAATGTTCCTTGGGATATCCACTTTTCAGTCGATCAAACCTTTGCGGTTGATTTTGTCAGTCGCCGGTCATTTATTAAGCACCAACAATTTGGCGCATTAAAAATTAAAGATGCGATTGTCGATTATTTTCGAGAAGCCTATTCCGATCGTCCATCGGTTGAAACCGATACTCCAGATGTGCGCATTCATTGTCGAGTCAACAAGAACCGAGCCAGTTTATGCATTGACTTGTCGGGCAAGGGTTTGCATCAGCGTGGCTACAGAGAAAAAGCTGGCGAAGCGCCGTTGAAAGAAAACTTAGCGGCAGCTTTGCTATATCGCGCCGACTGGCCAAATAAATTGCAACAATCCGCTTGGTTTTTCGATCCTATGTGCGGATCAGGAACACTGGTCATTGAAGCAGCGATGATGGCTTTAGATAAAGCGCCAGGACTGCAACGAACCTATTGGGGGTTCACTGGTTGGAAGCGGCATCAAGCCGACTTATGGGAAAGTGAACATTCCTTAGCGCAACAACGCTACCAACAAGCCAAAGACTCGACCCAAGTCGAGCTGTATGGAAATGACTTAGATCAACAGGTTTTAGAGATCGCGCGAAACAACGCGAGCATCGCTGGCGTTTCAGAATATATTGCTTGGAGCTGTGGTTCTTTTGAACGAAGTGAACGCCCTGAGAGCGACTTTAGCGGCGTTATTGTAACGAACCCTCCTTATGGCGAACGATTGGAACAACGAGCACGAGTCAGTCGTATTTATCAAGCGTTAGGGCAATGGTTAAAAGCTAAGTTTGTTGGTGACAGTGCGTTAGTTTTGTCTACCGACAAAGAACATGGTCACGCGCTGGGTATTCGCGCGACTAAAATTTATCGACTGATGAATGGACCGATTCAATGTGAGCTTCTAAAGCTCGAATTGCAGCCAGAAAATTTTGTTGAACCAAGAGGGAAGGTAACGGCAGAAAACTACCAAGAAACCTTGTCGACCCACGCGCAAGCATTGAACAATCGTATCAAGAAAAACCTAGCTTCATTAAAGAGCTTTCTAAAACAACAGCAAGTGAGTTGTTATCGTTTATACGATGCCGAAATACCCGAATACGCAGCCGCCATAGACATCTACGATAATTCCGTGCATATCCAAGAGTATGCGCCACCAAAAACGGTTGATGCATCGAAAGCGCGACGTCGTTTACGAGACATTGAAACCGTGGTTTCTGGGTTATTAGACGTTCCTGCCGAGCGAATTTTTGTGAAAACCAGAACTCGTCAGAAGGGAGAACAACAATATACTCGTCAATCAACTCAGCAAGCGGTGCATATTGTTTCTGAAAATCAGGCAAAGTTTGAAGTGAATTTGTCAGACTATTTAGACACCGGATTATTTTTAGATCATCGCAAAGCCCGTCAGATGCTAGCTGCCTGGTCTCGTCCAGGTACTCAGTTGTTAAATTTATTTTGCTATACCGGTACTGCCAGTGTTCAAGCAGCCCTAGCTGGTGCGACAACCACCAATGTTGACTTGTCGAATACTTACCTGAAATGGGCTGAGCGAAACTTTGAGTTGAATAAACTGGATACTCGAAAGCATGTATTTGAGCGTGATGATTGTATGGCATGGTTGGATAAAGCGATAACGGCGGGAATGACGTTTGATTTGATTTTTATTGATCCTCCCACCTTTTCTAATTCAAAGCGGTTAGACGGACACTTCGATATTCAAGAGCAACATAGTGTACTTCTTGAAAAAGCTTGTCGTCTTCTCTCACCGAGTGGAAAGCTTTTATTCTCCAATAACTTTAAGAAATTTAAGATGATGTTCAAGCCAGATGAAAGCTTCTCTATGCGAGAAACAACGCGAGAAACAACCAGCAGAGACTTTGTACGTAAGCCTTTACATCGTAGCTGGCTAATCGAGCCGAAAAACTAA
- a CDS encoding histone deacetylase family protein, which translates to MIIINSDKCRLHEMGEHHPERPARLDAISDQLIASGLEYSLTFLEAEPIDKQLLSLAHKSNYIDSLFSLSPKQGYAQVDPDTSMNKHSLEAALIAAGAGIQGIDLLMTDKERKVFCAVRPPGHHAEADRAMGFCFFNNIALAAKYALEKYSLNRVAILDFDVHHGNGTENIVSGDHRVLFCSIFQHPFYPYTSLDNTSSNVINVPLSAGAKGMEFREKIWEHWFPSLEAFQPELVLVSAGFDGHLEDEMAQWCLVEDDYFWVSQKIRDLAEKHCSGRVLSMLEGGYALSALGRSVVAHLKGLLPG; encoded by the coding sequence GTGATTATTATAAATTCCGATAAGTGCCGGCTCCATGAAATGGGAGAACATCATCCAGAGCGTCCCGCTCGTCTTGATGCAATCTCCGATCAGTTGATCGCAAGTGGTTTAGAATACAGCTTAACATTTTTAGAAGCCGAACCCATCGATAAACAACTTTTGTCTCTCGCTCATAAAAGTAACTATATCGACAGTCTTTTTAGCCTGTCTCCAAAACAAGGTTACGCGCAAGTCGATCCTGACACTTCCATGAATAAACACTCTTTAGAAGCGGCATTGATAGCAGCCGGTGCTGGCATACAGGGCATTGATTTATTGATGACGGATAAAGAGCGAAAAGTTTTCTGTGCTGTTCGTCCGCCAGGTCATCATGCAGAAGCTGATCGAGCGATGGGTTTCTGCTTTTTTAATAATATTGCGTTGGCGGCAAAGTATGCTTTAGAGAAGTATTCGTTAAATCGAGTGGCCATTTTAGATTTTGATGTACATCATGGAAACGGTACTGAGAATATTGTGAGCGGTGATCATCGAGTATTGTTTTGCTCTATTTTTCAACACCCGTTTTATCCCTATACTTCACTCGACAATACATCGAGCAATGTCATCAATGTGCCACTCTCAGCAGGTGCAAAAGGTATGGAATTTCGAGAAAAGATTTGGGAGCATTGGTTTCCAAGTCTTGAAGCTTTTCAGCCGGAGTTAGTCTTAGTTTCTGCTGGGTTCGATGGCCACCTTGAAGATGAAATGGCGCAGTGGTGTTTGGTTGAAGATGACTACTTTTGGGTCAGTCAAAAAATTCGCGATTTAGCAGAGAAGCATTGTTCGGGTCGAGTTCTCTCTATGCTAGAGGGCGGATATGCACTTAGCGCTCTAGGTCGTTCCGTTGTTGCACATTTGAAAGGATTGTTACCCGGATAG
- a CDS encoding GNAT family N-acetyltransferase gives MLRDRVTKRSVQWSDLLRSGERIFIGSNASTPSAMIDHLIANAGPLRDIEVCHLLCLPENRWAYQENSKLFKVNSFFLSGATRDAVAEGRADYTPCFLSEIPRLFNEGVLPLDAALIMVSPPDEYGYCSLGVSVDINIAAVRSARLVIAQINPKMPRSNGHSFIHLEQIDAIFEAEQELPTIPSVELDQVTEQIGQYVSLLVKDGSTLQLGIGKIPDAVLRYLGNHRDLGVHSEMISDGVIELMKKNVINNRKKTFHRGKTITTFVIGSRKLYDFVDGNPHIEFYPSEHVNSPVNIARNDNMVSINSAIEVDVTGQVVADSIGYRFYSGIGGQVDFIRGAALSKNGIPIIALPSTTRDGQISKIVAKLTEGSGVVTSRGDVHYVVTEYGIAYLRGKSIRERALELIRIAHPKFRQQLLESVRKHYWVPEYQEQTPTNVPELGALDIKPMTFDGEEMYLRPLYPADERKLQEFFYSHNKETLLMRYNHTVTELSREKSCNLVSVDQQKDLALCLIKRIDDGEQIEGVGRYYFNRQDNSCEVAFVVKESQRGKGMAKALLNEMINIAKSRRLSKMQAYVRPDNRPMLKVFEHYGFQQRLDGDVDEIYLVLEL, from the coding sequence ATGTTACGAGATCGAGTTACCAAACGTTCAGTTCAGTGGTCAGACTTACTTCGCTCGGGCGAACGAATTTTTATCGGCTCTAACGCTTCTACACCGAGTGCTATGATCGACCATTTGATCGCGAATGCTGGACCCTTGAGAGATATAGAAGTTTGCCATTTATTGTGTTTACCTGAGAACCGCTGGGCTTATCAAGAAAATAGCAAGCTTTTTAAGGTTAACTCTTTTTTCTTAAGCGGCGCGACTCGTGACGCAGTGGCAGAGGGGAGGGCGGACTATACGCCATGCTTTTTGTCTGAAATTCCTAGGTTATTTAATGAAGGCGTGTTACCTCTAGATGCGGCTCTTATTATGGTGAGCCCTCCAGACGAATATGGTTACTGCTCTTTAGGAGTGAGTGTCGATATCAACATTGCTGCCGTTCGTAGCGCGCGTTTGGTGATCGCTCAAATAAACCCAAAGATGCCTCGTTCAAACGGTCACAGCTTTATTCATCTTGAGCAAATCGACGCTATTTTTGAAGCTGAGCAAGAGTTGCCCACTATTCCAAGTGTTGAGCTTGATCAAGTGACTGAACAAATCGGACAGTATGTTTCATTGTTAGTTAAAGATGGTTCTACTTTACAATTGGGCATTGGAAAAATTCCTGACGCCGTATTGCGATACTTGGGAAATCATCGTGATCTCGGGGTGCACAGTGAAATGATTTCTGATGGCGTTATTGAGCTGATGAAAAAGAACGTCATTAACAACCGAAAGAAAACGTTTCATCGTGGAAAGACGATTACTACCTTTGTTATTGGTAGTCGTAAACTGTATGACTTTGTTGACGGAAACCCGCATATTGAATTCTATCCGTCAGAACATGTTAATTCTCCCGTCAATATTGCCAGAAACGACAACATGGTAAGTATTAACAGTGCCATCGAAGTGGACGTGACGGGGCAAGTTGTTGCCGACTCCATCGGATACCGCTTCTATTCAGGTATTGGAGGACAGGTTGATTTTATTCGCGGAGCCGCGTTAAGCAAAAACGGTATACCAATCATTGCGTTACCTTCGACGACACGAGATGGGCAGATCTCGAAAATCGTAGCCAAATTAACCGAAGGAAGTGGCGTGGTGACTTCGCGAGGTGATGTTCACTATGTCGTTACTGAATATGGCATTGCTTATTTAAGAGGCAAAAGCATTCGAGAGCGTGCATTAGAACTTATCCGTATTGCTCATCCCAAATTTCGTCAGCAATTGTTAGAGTCTGTGCGCAAGCATTATTGGGTACCCGAGTATCAAGAACAAACCCCCACGAATGTCCCGGAGCTAGGCGCTCTTGATATTAAGCCAATGACATTTGATGGAGAGGAGATGTATTTACGGCCGTTGTATCCAGCGGATGAACGTAAGCTACAAGAATTTTTTTATTCTCATAATAAAGAAACATTATTAATGCGCTATAACCATACCGTCACCGAGTTATCGCGAGAAAAGTCATGTAATTTAGTGAGTGTTGATCAGCAAAAAGATTTAGCTTTGTGTTTGATAAAGCGAATCGACGACGGTGAGCAAATTGAAGGTGTCGGTCGATATTATTTTAACCGACAAGACAACAGCTGTGAGGTAGCTTTCGTTGTAAAAGAAAGTCAACGCGGAAAAGGAATGGCCAAAGCGTTGCTCAATGAAATGATCAATATTGCAAAATCGCGTCGACTGAGCAAAATGCAAGCCTATGTGCGTCCAGATAATCGTCCTATGTTAAAAGTCTTTGAGCATTATGGGTTTCAACAGCGTTTAGATGGAGATGTCGATGAAATCTATTTAGTTCTCGAATTATAG
- a CDS encoding GNAT family N-acetyltransferase, with protein MKIELGGLDHPQVINLLQQHLADMHKTSPKESVHALDLSGLKAPEIEFYSVWSGNQIAGCGAIKYHDKVLAEIKSMRTSEAFRGLGVASTLLAFLLEQAMSKGLQQVKLETGTQSYFHAAHQLYQKFGFIDCPPFADYRLDPNSRYLSLSLPN; from the coding sequence ATGAAAATTGAGCTGGGTGGCCTCGATCACCCGCAGGTGATTAACCTGTTGCAACAACATTTGGCTGATATGCACAAGACTTCACCGAAAGAGAGTGTGCATGCTCTTGATCTGTCGGGGTTAAAGGCACCAGAGATTGAATTCTATAGTGTTTGGAGTGGCAATCAAATCGCTGGCTGCGGTGCCATTAAGTATCATGATAAGGTCTTGGCTGAGATCAAATCGATGCGCACTTCAGAAGCTTTTCGCGGTCTTGGAGTAGCGTCAACGTTGCTGGCTTTTTTGCTTGAACAAGCAATGTCGAAAGGCTTACAGCAAGTGAAACTTGAAACGGGAACTCAGTCCTACTTTCATGCGGCACATCAGTTGTATCAAAAATTTGGGTTTATCGATTGCCCACCCTTTGCTGATTACCGTCTTGATCCAAACAGTCGATACCTGTCTCTTTCACTGCCCAACTAG
- a CDS encoding quinone-dependent dihydroorotate dehydrogenase — MRALYPLIRPILFSMDPEKAHDLSLSMMGKLQDSPFRFILNNQLVSDPFELWGLQFPNRVGLAAGLDKNGRYLDALGALGFGFVEVGTVTPKPQAGNDKPRMFRLPEAEAIINRMGFNNDGVDQLVENIKGSEYKGIVGINIGKNKTTPEEQAVDDYMIGMEKVFPYADYITVNISSPNTPGLREMQFGSLLDELLKGIKDKQKQLVEQHKKQVPVLVKIAPDLSDEEIEKVADSFVRFNIDGVIATNTTLDRSTVKGFHHADEAGGLSGRVLADSSTQVLAKLNQALQGNIPTIGVGGIHDAKSAVAKIQAGASLVQIYSCFIYQGPALIQEVAQAIKQLRS, encoded by the coding sequence ATGCGCGCACTATATCCGTTAATTCGTCCTATTCTTTTCTCGATGGATCCCGAAAAAGCCCACGACTTATCTTTATCAATGATGGGCAAGCTGCAAGATTCGCCTTTTCGATTCATTTTAAATAACCAACTTGTTTCTGACCCCTTTGAACTCTGGGGTTTACAGTTTCCAAACCGGGTCGGTTTGGCCGCTGGTTTGGATAAGAATGGGCGTTATTTAGATGCATTAGGCGCCTTAGGATTTGGCTTTGTCGAAGTGGGTACGGTTACGCCGAAACCACAAGCGGGAAACGATAAGCCACGTATGTTTCGTCTGCCAGAAGCGGAAGCCATCATCAACCGTATGGGATTTAACAATGATGGTGTTGACCAGTTGGTCGAAAATATCAAAGGATCGGAATACAAAGGCATTGTCGGAATCAACATCGGCAAAAATAAAACAACACCTGAAGAGCAAGCCGTCGATGATTATATGATCGGTATGGAGAAAGTATTTCCTTATGCCGATTACATTACCGTTAACATTTCGTCGCCCAACACACCTGGATTAAGAGAGATGCAGTTTGGTTCATTGTTAGATGAGTTACTGAAAGGCATTAAAGATAAGCAAAAACAGTTGGTTGAACAGCACAAAAAGCAGGTTCCTGTGTTGGTAAAAATTGCTCCCGATTTGAGTGATGAAGAAATTGAGAAAGTTGCCGATAGCTTTGTGCGGTTTAACATCGATGGTGTAATTGCAACCAACACAACACTCGATAGAAGCACTGTAAAAGGTTTTCATCACGCTGATGAGGCCGGTGGTCTGAGTGGTCGCGTGCTCGCTGATAGCAGTACCCAAGTGCTTGCAAAATTGAATCAAGCATTACAAGGAAACATCCCGACCATTGGTGTTGGCGGTATTCATGATGCGAAATCAGCGGTAGCGAAAATTCAAGCGGGCGCCAGTTTGGTGCAAATATACAGCTGTTTTATTTATCAAGGGCCTGCGCTAATTCAAGAAGTTGCTCAAGCCATCAAACAACTACGTTCATGA